From a region of the Triticum aestivum cultivar Chinese Spring chromosome 7D, IWGSC CS RefSeq v2.1, whole genome shotgun sequence genome:
- the LOC123168878 gene encoding chloride intracellular channel protein 6 isoform X1, giving the protein MTRRSRERRAAAGDGDPAGPPHYAPDEERRLAEEVLYLHSLWRRGPPAPAPAGPPAPPAGGSRASAGGSRPNQRKRRRTERTAAEPEEPGADWPLAPSPPASPSPASWPDAAPSSPAPRPPPQQQPSPASLAQRDALRAAEEFFSARGSSGEDGDGESEGSESEDGGDAAAGFFLGLFERDAALRGYYERCHEEGEFRCMGCVGRKRKGRGQARRFRDCKSLVHHARDATRCGRPLAHRALAAAVCRVLGWDVKRLPSIVIDPCGTLGQALLAREGASAAASTAQEAKENVDSVDNDGMDAVKEDVGLDKNGSLNDDRKEDVDSRMNEAALSDGDGAKDGVDTGKIGSPSNDNDGEVHGQDNDTRTVEKEGAIGNKQEHPKSADAMGGTCDVRPENNSSKEEAATENKEEHTDGVVDSGDDIGNLGDNLVDSSKVYSCTHDIWTSRKEILD; this is encoded by the exons ATGACGCGCCGAAGCCGGGAACGCCGCGCGGCCGCCGGCGACGGAGACCCCGCCGGCCCCCCGCATTACGCCCCCGACGAGGAGCGCCGCCTCGCCGAGGAGGTGCTCTACCTCCACTCCCTCTGGCGCAGGGGCccgcccgcccccgcccccgccgggcCTCCCGCGCCACCCGCCGGAGGCTCCCGCGCCAGCGCCGGAGGCTCCCGCCCCAACCAGCGGAAGCGCCGCAGGACCGAGCGCACCGCCGCGGAGCCCGAGGAACCCGGCGCCGACTGGCCCCTCGCGCCCTCCCCGCCCGCCTCCCCATCCCCCGCCTCCTGGCCcgacgccgccccctcctcccccgctcccaggccgccgccgcagcagcaacCTTCCCCCGCCTCGCTCGCGCAGCgggacgccctccgcgccgccgagGAGTTCTTCTCCGCGCGCGGCTCCTCGGGCGAGGACGGCGACGGCGAGTCCGAGGGGTCCGAGTCGGAGGACGGCGGGGACGCGGCGGCGGGGTTCTTCCTCGGGCTGTTCGAGCGGGACGCCGCGCTGCGGGGGTACTACGAGCGGTGCCACGAGGAGGGGGAGTTCCGGTGCATGGGGTGCgtggggaggaagaggaagggCAGGGGCCAGGCCAGGAGGTTCCGGGACTGCAAAAGCCTCGTGCACCACGCGCGCGACGCCACGCGCTGCGGGAGGCCGCTGGCGCAccgcgcgctcgccgccgccgtctgcCGCGTTCTCGGCTGGGACGTCAAGCGGCTGCCCAGCATCGTCATCGACCCCTGCGGCACGCTCGGCCAGGCGCTGCTCGCCAGGGAGGGGGCGAGTGCCGCCGCTTCCACCGCCCAGGAGGCAAAG GAGAATGTTGATAGTGTGGACAATGATGGCATGGATGCAGTGAAG GAGGATGTTGGTTTGGACAAGAACGGCTCCTTGAATGATGACAGGAAG GAGGATGTTGATAGTAGAATGAATGAGGCCGCATTAAGTGATGGGGATGGAGCAAAG GACGGTGTTGATACAGGGAAGATTGGCTCTCCAAGTAATGACAATGATGGAGAGGTTCATGGGCAAGACAATGATACAAGAACTGTTGAAAAG GAAGGTGCTATTGGCAATAAACAGGAGCATCCTAAGAGTGCAGATGCTATGGGGGGCACTTGTGATGTCAGACCAGAAAACAATTCATCAAAG GAAGAAGCTGCTACAGAGAATAAGGAGGAGCATACTGACGGTGTTGTTGACTCCGGAGATGATATTGGTAACTTGGGAGACAATTTAGTGGACTCATCAAAG GTGTACTCGTGCACTCATGACATCTGGACATCACGAAAGGAGATTCTAGATTGA
- the LOC123166869 gene encoding proteasome subunit beta type-5-A, which translates to MIPNLSALQNHFGAAAAGSDDLGALFSADAADQLALEFPTCNDFDGFQKATKEMVNNKKGTTTLSFIFDKGVIVAADSRASMGGYISSQTVRKIIEINPYMLGTMAGGAADCQFWHRNLGVKCRLHELANKRRISIAGSSKTLANILYSYRGMGLSIGTMIAGFDETGPGLYYVDSEGARLKGSRFSVGSGSLYAYGILDEGYKFNMSVEEAAELARRAIYHATFRDGASGGCVSVYYVGPDGWKKLSGDDVGELHYHYYPVQAAPVEQEMAEAPSAST; encoded by the exons ATGATTCCCAACCTCTCCGCCCTCCAGAACCActtcggcgccgccgccgccggcagcgaCGACCTCGGCGCCCTCTTCTCCGCCGACGCCGCCGACCAGCTTGCCCTCGAGTTCCCCACCTGCAACGAC TTCGATGGGTTCCAGAAGGCGACCAAGGAGATGGTGAACAACAAGAAGGGAACCACCACGCTCTCCTTCATCTTCGACAAGGGCGTCATCGTCGCCGCCGACTCCCGGGCCAGCATGGGCGGCTACATAT CTTCGCAAACTGTGAGGAAAATCATCGAGATTAATCCCTACATGCTGGGAACCATGGCTGGAGGTGCTGCTGATTGCCAGTTTTGGCATAGAAACTTGGGGGTAAAG TGCCGGCTCCATGAGCTTGCCAACAAGCGAAGGATCTCTATTGCTGGTTCTTCAAAGACGTTAGCTAATATCCTTTACTCGTACCGCGGGATGGGACTTTCAATCGGTACAATGATTGCTGGATTTGATGAAACT GGTCCGGGATTGTACTATGTTGACAGTGAGGGTGCAAGGCTCAAGGGAAGCCGGTTCTCTGTTGGTTCTGGCTCTCTATATGCTTATGGTATCTTGGATGAGGG TTACAAATTCAACATGTCAGTTGAGGAAGCTGCTGAGTTAGCACGGCGGGCTATTTATCATGCAACATTCCGTGACGGAGCCAGTGGTGGCTGTGTTAGTG TCTACTACGTTGGCCCTGACGGCTGGAAGAAGCTGTCTGGAGATGATGTTGGGGAGCTGCACTACCACTACTACCCAGTCCAGGCGGCTCCCGTCGAGCAAGAGATGGCCGAGGCCCCTTCTGCGTCAACCTGA
- the LOC123168878 gene encoding chloride intracellular channel protein 6 isoform X2 has product MTRRSRERRAAAGDGDPAGPPHYAPDEERRLAEEVLYLHSLWRRGPPAPAPAGPPAPPAGGSRASAGGSRPNQRKRRRTERTAAEPEEPGADWPLAPSPPASPSPASWPDAAPSSPAPRPPPQQQPSPASLAQRDALRAAEEFFSARGSSGEDGDGESEGSESEDGGDAAAGFFLGLFERDAALRGYYERCHEEGEFRCMGCVGRKRKGRGQARRFRDCKSLVHHARDATRCGRPLAHRALAAAVCRVLGWDVKRLPSIVIDPCGTLGQALLAREGASAAASTAQEAKENVDSVDNDGMDAVKEDVGLDKNGSLNDDRKEDVDSRMNEAALSDGDGAKDGVDTGKIGSPSNDNDGEVHGQDNDTRTVEKEGAIGNKQEHPKSADAMGGTCDVRPENNSSKEEAATENKEEHTDGVVDSGDDIGNLGDNLVDSSKS; this is encoded by the exons ATGACGCGCCGAAGCCGGGAACGCCGCGCGGCCGCCGGCGACGGAGACCCCGCCGGCCCCCCGCATTACGCCCCCGACGAGGAGCGCCGCCTCGCCGAGGAGGTGCTCTACCTCCACTCCCTCTGGCGCAGGGGCccgcccgcccccgcccccgccgggcCTCCCGCGCCACCCGCCGGAGGCTCCCGCGCCAGCGCCGGAGGCTCCCGCCCCAACCAGCGGAAGCGCCGCAGGACCGAGCGCACCGCCGCGGAGCCCGAGGAACCCGGCGCCGACTGGCCCCTCGCGCCCTCCCCGCCCGCCTCCCCATCCCCCGCCTCCTGGCCcgacgccgccccctcctcccccgctcccaggccgccgccgcagcagcaacCTTCCCCCGCCTCGCTCGCGCAGCgggacgccctccgcgccgccgagGAGTTCTTCTCCGCGCGCGGCTCCTCGGGCGAGGACGGCGACGGCGAGTCCGAGGGGTCCGAGTCGGAGGACGGCGGGGACGCGGCGGCGGGGTTCTTCCTCGGGCTGTTCGAGCGGGACGCCGCGCTGCGGGGGTACTACGAGCGGTGCCACGAGGAGGGGGAGTTCCGGTGCATGGGGTGCgtggggaggaagaggaagggCAGGGGCCAGGCCAGGAGGTTCCGGGACTGCAAAAGCCTCGTGCACCACGCGCGCGACGCCACGCGCTGCGGGAGGCCGCTGGCGCAccgcgcgctcgccgccgccgtctgcCGCGTTCTCGGCTGGGACGTCAAGCGGCTGCCCAGCATCGTCATCGACCCCTGCGGCACGCTCGGCCAGGCGCTGCTCGCCAGGGAGGGGGCGAGTGCCGCCGCTTCCACCGCCCAGGAGGCAAAG GAGAATGTTGATAGTGTGGACAATGATGGCATGGATGCAGTGAAG GAGGATGTTGGTTTGGACAAGAACGGCTCCTTGAATGATGACAGGAAG GAGGATGTTGATAGTAGAATGAATGAGGCCGCATTAAGTGATGGGGATGGAGCAAAG GACGGTGTTGATACAGGGAAGATTGGCTCTCCAAGTAATGACAATGATGGAGAGGTTCATGGGCAAGACAATGATACAAGAACTGTTGAAAAG GAAGGTGCTATTGGCAATAAACAGGAGCATCCTAAGAGTGCAGATGCTATGGGGGGCACTTGTGATGTCAGACCAGAAAACAATTCATCAAAG GAAGAAGCTGCTACAGAGAATAAGGAGGAGCATACTGACGGTGTTGTTGACTCCGGAGATGATATTGGTAACTTGGGAGACAATTTAGTGGACTCATCAAAG AGTTGA
- the LOC123166868 gene encoding putative lipase YDR444W, giving the protein MASTLCSPRHHHRSYICRRRLRPSPPSHARPRSGAGGPPGLNTTKYLCSHPMSTGRGSPVSCSSMEASKSKPGPEHLIVLVHGIMASPSDWTYGEAVLKKRLGDNFFIYASSSNIYAKSFDGINVAGRRLAKEVLDVVQKMAGLKKISFIAHSLGGLFARYAISILYSQQAKETGSGASVMLTSGGSEISRTSGLGAIAGLEPTNFITLATPHLGVRGKNQLPFLQGLSILEKLAAPLAPFIVGRTGAQLFLTDGEPTKPPLLLLMTSDHEDKKFISALAAFKNRILYANVSYDHMVGWKTSSIRRELDLRKPLRRSLDGYKYIVNVEYCSPVSSDGPHFPSRAARAKEAAQSTPNVENTEEYHQMMEEEMIRGLQRVGWKKVDVNFHASMWPYSAHNNMHVKNEWLHNAGAGVIAHVADSMKQTCLPSSL; this is encoded by the exons ATGGCGTCAACGCTTTGCTctccccgccaccaccaccgctcGTATATCTGCCGTCGCCGCCTGCGCCCCTCCCCTCCCAGCCACGCCCGTCCCCGGAGCGGCGCCGGCGGCCCACCAG GATTGAACACCACGAAATATCTTTGTTCCCACCCAATGTCCACCGGCAGGGGTTCTCCTGTATCGTGTTCATCCATGGAAGCATCCAAAAGCAAGCCAGGACCGGAACATCTCATTGTTCTGGTTCATGGTATCATGGCAAG CCCCAGTGACTGGACATATGGGGAAGCAGTGCTGAAAAAGAGGCTTGGTGACAATTTCTTTATCTATG CTAGTTCATCAAACATCTACGCCAAATCTTTTGACGGGATCAATGTAGCTGGAAGGAGGTTAGCGAAAGAA GTCTTGGACGTGGTTCAGAAGATGGCCGGCTTGAAAAAGATTTCCTTCATAGCACATTCTTTGGGTGGTTTGTTTGCTAGATATGCTATTTCTATACTATATTCACAGCAAGCAAAAGAAACAGGAAGTGGTGCTAGTGTCATGCTGACAAGTGGAGGATCTGAAATATCACGCACTTCAGGATTAGGTGCCATTGCTGGGTTGGAGCCAACTAATTTTATTACATTGGCAACCCCACATCTTGGTGTTAGAGGAAAAAATCAG CTTCCATTTCTTCAAGGGCTGTCAATTCTAGAGAAACTTGCAGCACCTTTGGCGCCCTTCATTGTCGGACGCACTGGTGCTCAGCTCTTTCTCACTGATGGTGAACCTACCAAGCCGCCTCTCCTTCTACTAATGACATCTGACCATGAAGACAAAAAGTTCAT ATCTGCACTAGCAGCTTTTAAGAACCGCATTTTGTATGCTAATGTTTCATATGACC ATATGGTTGGTTGGAAAACATCTTCAATAAGGAGAGAATTGGACCTTAGAAAG CCCTTGCGTCGTTCACTTGATGGCTACAAGTACATTGTGAATGTGGAGTACTGTTCGCCTGTGTCGTCCGATGGTCCCCATTTTCCTTCGCGGGCTGCCAGAGCCAAGGAAGCTGCACAGAGTACACCGAATGTGGAAAATACCGAGGAATATCACCAGATGATGGAAG AGGAGATGATTCGTGGGTTGCAGAGAGTGGGTTGGAAGAAAGTAGATGTGAACTTCCATGCATCAATGTGGCCTTACTCTGCTCACAACAACATGCAT GTTAAGAATGAGTGGCTTCATAACGCGGGTGCCGGTGTGATCGCCCACGTCGCAGACAGCATGAAACAGACATGTCTGCCCTCCAGCCTGTGA